A genomic region of Pseudoalteromonas rubra contains the following coding sequences:
- a CDS encoding RidA family protein → MKKTVSSGSHLEEPIGFSRACRVGNQISVSGTAPIKNGETVYIDDVYNQTKYCLELSIGAIEEAGGNISDVVRTRIMLTDISQWEEAAKAHGELFSAIKPACTFVEVSRFIDEKWLVETEIDCVVM, encoded by the coding sequence ATGAAAAAAACTGTAAGTTCAGGCTCGCACCTTGAAGAACCAATAGGTTTTTCTCGTGCCTGTCGTGTCGGAAATCAAATCTCTGTTTCAGGGACTGCCCCAATAAAGAATGGTGAAACTGTTTATATTGATGACGTATACAATCAAACCAAATATTGCCTTGAGCTATCAATTGGTGCGATAGAAGAAGCTGGAGGGAATATTAGTGATGTTGTTAGAACTCGGATTATGCTTACCGATATTTCTCAATGGGAAGAAGCGGCAAAAGCTCATGGTGAACTATTTTCAGCTATAAAACCAGCCTGTACTTTTGTTGAGGTAAGCCGTTTCATTGACGAAAAATGGTTAGTTGAAACAGAAATTGACTGTGTAGTAATGTAG
- a CDS encoding IS4 family transposase gives MKGPVAAKHNIKRMDRLLGNTAMHNDRLAIYRFHARLTCGANPMPILLVDWADVREQLRLMTLRASVSIQGRSMIVYERTFTFAQYNSPKSHQLFLDELASILPDKCIPLIVTDAGYRNTWFRQVDKKGWFWLGRVRGKVTYQHKNSKDWQVNQALYPSATPRGRYIGEVKLGRKSPISCHLHLYKAKRKGRTDRRSSKAGRHHTAQKSYRTGSKEPWLLATNLPADLFKPKRVVSLYAKRMQIEESFRDLKSPQYVMGLRHSKSRCPNRLDILLLLAQRFSRESDHYSLVDRPVCSAIKLATKVSGKYHQRLCCAVDCQAWQRGQATKRLCYDGEATTLGYTRIRALDTSAWEASIMRGSPSALIIGKFWRYRRVAAS, from the coding sequence ATGAAAGGCCCTGTCGCTGCAAAACACAACATTAAACGTATGGACCGACTGCTTGGCAACACTGCCATGCATAACGATCGGCTTGCTATTTACCGCTTTCATGCTCGCCTGACGTGTGGCGCTAATCCGATGCCCATTTTACTAGTCGACTGGGCCGATGTGCGCGAGCAACTGCGGCTGATGACGTTGCGTGCTTCCGTCAGCATTCAAGGGCGTTCAATGATCGTGTATGAACGCACTTTCACCTTTGCTCAATACAACTCACCTAAGTCCCATCAGCTGTTCCTTGATGAACTGGCCAGCATCCTGCCTGATAAATGTATTCCACTCATCGTGACCGATGCTGGCTATCGAAATACCTGGTTTAGACAAGTCGATAAAAAAGGCTGGTTCTGGCTCGGGCGAGTGCGAGGTAAAGTCACTTATCAGCATAAAAACAGCAAAGATTGGCAAGTCAATCAGGCGCTTTATCCATCTGCTACTCCCCGCGGGCGCTACATTGGAGAGGTAAAACTTGGCCGAAAAAGCCCTATTAGCTGCCATCTGCATTTATATAAAGCCAAACGAAAAGGCCGTACTGATAGACGCTCTTCAAAAGCTGGCAGGCATCATACCGCCCAAAAAAGTTATCGAACTGGCAGTAAGGAGCCCTGGCTATTGGCCACTAACCTGCCCGCTGACTTGTTCAAACCCAAACGTGTAGTCTCACTTTACGCCAAGCGCATGCAAATCGAAGAAAGCTTTCGAGACCTGAAAAGCCCCCAATACGTTATGGGCCTGAGACATAGTAAAAGTCGATGCCCCAACCGGCTCGATATACTGTTATTACTCGCCCAGCGTTTTTCACGTGAGAGCGACCATTATTCTCTGGTGGATCGGCCTGTATGCTCAGCAATCAAATTGGCAACGAAAGTTTCAGGCAAATACCATCAGAGATTGTGCTGTGCTGTCGACTGTCAGGCTTGGCAAAGAGGTCAGGCGACGAAGCGATTATGTTATGACGGGGAAGCAACTACTCTGGGCTATACGCGAATACGTGCGCTTGATACATCGGCTTGGGAGGCCTCAATTATGAGGGGATCCCCCAGCGCCTTAATAATAGGAAAATTTTGGCGCTATAGACGCGTAGCGGCTAGCTAA
- a CDS encoding TonB family protein: MMIELVLASTLVSFVNTEMYEVDSCIGEKFELIEAVNPQWPIHSERFLGVGYVDFRVIVNSEGKVVEHQITRSQPGRIFDRQSLRALKKWKFNPSKHAERCFDVTFKYDSDKFWINGL; the protein is encoded by the coding sequence ATGATGATCGAATTAGTTTTAGCCTCAACCTTAGTGTCATTTGTTAATACTGAAATGTATGAAGTAGATTCGTGCATAGGTGAAAAATTTGAGTTAATTGAAGCTGTAAACCCTCAATGGCCTATACATTCCGAAAGATTCTTAGGTGTCGGTTACGTTGACTTTAGGGTAATCGTGAATAGCGAAGGCAAGGTTGTAGAGCACCAAATTACTCGCTCCCAGCCAGGACGAATTTTTGATAGGCAATCACTTCGTGCGTTAAAGAAGTGGAAATTTAACCCATCTAAGCATGCAGAACGCTGCTTTGATGTAACTTTTAAATACGATTCGGACAAATTTTGGATAAATGGCTTATAA
- a CDS encoding DUF695 domain-containing protein: MSTGNGRKEWIWYVKDVEGWMGKLNELLSGHKAYPIEVEISQDPEWSTYHNFVSGVKGI; this comes from the coding sequence TTGAGCACTGGCAATGGCAGAAAAGAGTGGATTTGGTATGTCAAGGATGTTGAAGGTTGGATGGGTAAGCTGAACGAACTCCTTTCTGGTCATAAAGCTTATCCAATTGAAGTTGAGATAAGTCAAGACCCTGAATGGTCCACCTACCATAACTTTGTTTCTGGAGTTAAGGGAATATAA
- a CDS encoding DUF6966 domain-containing protein produces the protein MGPKTKELVAVLDEMISYLKDDGNENWLIWMQEARKRIIQSDFSGVEKVLGAYGGMGSFNDYYLSRTTRKNENFSSLQSKAWSLATEIKHEYQSRT, from the coding sequence ATGGGACCTAAAACTAAAGAATTGGTAGCCGTTCTAGATGAAATGATTTCTTATCTAAAAGATGATGGAAACGAGAATTGGTTAATTTGGATGCAGGAAGCTAGAAAAAGGATCATACAATCCGATTTCAGTGGTGTAGAAAAAGTATTGGGTGCCTATGGCGGTATGGGTTCATTTAATGATTACTACTTATCCCGTACAACTCGTAAAAATGAAAATTTCAGCTCATTACAATCTAAAGCTTGGTCGCTAGCGACTGAGATTAAACATGAATATCAAAGCAGAACATAA
- a CDS encoding TetR/AcrR family transcriptional regulator, translated as MEKLGLMPYTKEHKNKTREKILDSAFRQFVLKGFEGITIDDLMGSCGLTRGAFYAHFTSKAELYREALNFAASSTKLANLKPDDLSNKQWLCLLLNEYLSLEHVKGKNSCPLAFLVTDINMKNDEANIAYANTFHGMNTAIMEYAESYTDCDKQDILSVTAMIIGAVAIARKLQDPDSIHSLLEACRREAGAKLGGI; from the coding sequence ATGGAAAAGCTTGGCCTTATGCCCTACACAAAGGAACACAAAAATAAAACTCGTGAAAAAATTCTTGATAGTGCTTTCAGGCAATTTGTATTAAAAGGTTTTGAAGGCATTACAATCGATGATTTGATGGGAAGCTGTGGGCTTACCCGAGGCGCTTTTTATGCGCACTTTACGAGTAAAGCAGAGCTTTACCGTGAAGCATTAAATTTCGCTGCCAGTAGTACCAAGCTTGCCAACCTTAAGCCTGATGATTTATCAAATAAACAATGGCTATGTCTGTTATTGAATGAATACCTAAGTCTGGAACATGTAAAAGGAAAAAATTCATGTCCGCTAGCGTTCTTAGTTACAGACATCAACATGAAGAATGATGAAGCAAATATAGCTTACGCTAACACTTTCCATGGTATGAATACAGCAATTATGGAATACGCGGAAAGTTACACGGATTGTGACAAGCAAGATATTTTGTCCGTAACTGCAATGATTATCGGGGCAGTAGCTATAGCAAGAAAGCTTCAGGATCCAGATTCTATTCATAGCTTATTAGAAGCATGCAGGCGAGAAGCAGGCGCAAAGTTGGGAGGAATATAA
- a CDS encoding DUF1040 family protein, protein MRDPERLDELLDLLRTLWKEDEDLRFNQLIYNLQREYSFLNNNLGKVVEKTADGFESVGFDFFNVEDDFFIEFLKKKVAESNV, encoded by the coding sequence TTGCGCGACCCTGAAAGATTAGATGAATTACTAGATTTGCTTCGTACCTTATGGAAGGAAGATGAAGACCTACGATTCAATCAGCTAATTTATAACCTGCAAAGGGAGTATAGCTTTTTGAACAACAATCTCGGTAAGGTTGTTGAAAAAACAGCGGATGGTTTTGAGTCTGTCGGTTTTGATTTTTTCAACGTTGAGGATGACTTTTTTATAGAGTTTTTAAAGAAGAAAGTCGCTGAATCAAACGTTTAA
- a CDS encoding GFA family protein: MEKHIGSCRCGDIEFCFDNDPINSTFCYCKDCQALTGSDKWFGLWVPRENFSFTKGTPSSYTRSGDSGKEVHYHFCNTCSTALCAEVTAGDFYSVSATSLKNNNFTPKMSIYASSAPSWATFPNNVPKFDILPPGMAG; the protein is encoded by the coding sequence ATGGAAAAACACATTGGAAGTTGTCGTTGCGGTGACATTGAATTTTGCTTTGATAATGATCCTATAAATTCTACTTTTTGCTATTGTAAGGACTGTCAAGCGCTTACTGGGTCGGATAAGTGGTTTGGGCTTTGGGTGCCAAGAGAAAACTTTTCTTTTACGAAAGGTACACCTTCCTCGTATACACGTTCTGGAGATTCAGGAAAAGAGGTACATTATCACTTCTGTAATACTTGTAGTACGGCTTTATGCGCAGAAGTAACAGCGGGTGATTTTTACTCTGTATCGGCAACTTCATTAAAAAATAATAACTTCACTCCAAAAATGTCGATTTACGCATCTTCAGCACCATCGTGGGCAACCTTTCCTAACAATGTTCCAAAATTTGACATTTTACCTCCAGGAATGGCAGGCTAA